The Methanopyrus kandleri AV19 DNA segment CTTGGAGGCGCAGCCGGTGATTATATCGCAATACTGAACCAGTCGCTCGGCGTCCTCCTCGTCGGTTCCCGTAGTGTGTACCGCGGCTATCAGCACATCGTCGCCGAACTCCTCCCGAATGGCCTCAGCGTCTCCGGCGTCCGCGACGGTTACGGCGACGAACCTTCGCCCCTCCTCCAGCGCTATCTCGACGCCCTCACGTTGATCGATCCTCCCTAGTACAGAGCAGCCGGAGTCTTCCAACCTATCTACGACCTCGGGGATGGGGTCCGTATCCCGAATCCCTGAGATTTCGCCGCAAAGACCCTGAACGATCGCCGGCTTGTCGGTGACGACCGTACCCGCACAGTCCGAGACTATTACGGCGGCGTCGATGAGCCTGTGTTGTAGACACGTCATCAGTGTCTCAGAGACACCGAACGGAGTGTAGCGACGGCAGGACCGAATCCTACGCTTCGGGGTGAACATCCCCACCTCGTTGACTTTGTTCAAAACGTGGCGTTCGGCCGCCTCCCTGGTTAACTTGCTGAAGCCTTCCCGGCGACGCATCAAGGGACACCGCTCGATCATGGGGTCACCTTCGGCGCGAACCTCCACGTCACCGTCCTTCCAGATCACCCGTACCGGTGTCTTCCCCAGACACTCCATCATGTGCTCATACTTCGCCACCTCGACACCCTCCGGGGGACGATGTACCGTTGCGTCTGACACCGATAGGGTGGGTCGTCGAGCGTACGGACGAAGAGGGACTTGTGAAGGTGAGGGAGAGATACAGGAAGTGCCTCGAGGGGTTGGAGGGATTCTCCCACGTCTGGATATTATGGTGGGGACATGAAGCGGATCGGACAGTTACGAGGGTAAGGCCCGTTCACGGGGAAGTCCCCGAGCTCGTCGGTGTTTTCGCCTGCAGGAGTCCCGACCGGCCGAATCCCGTGCTCCTGACGCTTTGTCGGATACTGGAAGTTCGTCCGAACTCCGGCGAGCTTCGGGTCTCCGGCCTAGACGCCCGAGCCGGATCGCCGGTGGTCGATATGAAGCCGTACCTACCCGGTTACGACGAACCCGATGGGGAGGTGTCGGTACCGGAGTGGGTCGAGATGGTCAAACGGGGTCACCGGCCTCCTCGAACTCGAGGTCACCGTCGATGAGCCCACGTAGTACGTCCGCTAGCTCGTCGACCTCCACGCGGACCTGCTCGGTCGTGTCCCTGTCCCTGATCGTCACCGTGTCGTCCTCGAGAGTTTCGTGGTCTACGGTGACGCAGTACGGAACACCGATCTCGTCGGCGCGAGCGTATCGTCTGCCTATCGAACCGGAGTCGTCGTACTCGACCGTAAATCCTTCCTCACGTAGCATGCGGGCCACGCGTCGGGCGTACTCGACCATGTCGCTGCGCTTCAGCAGTGGGAACACTCCCACCTCGATCGGCGCCAGCCAGGCCGGGAACCTGAACACGCCCTCCTCCGGGTCGAAGTTGTGCTCGAGGACGCAATACAGGATACGATCGATACCGTAGGAAGGTTCGATCACGTGCGGGTAGAACCGCTCGCCCGTGACCTTCTCCTTGACGATTTCGTAGCACTCCGGTGGCACCTCTACCTCCTTGCCGTCGACTTCGACGGTGAGACCTCCCTTCAGCTCGTCCTCGCTCTCCGCGGTGATCCGACGTAGCGCCTCCGCGATCTTCGGGGCGTCCGACTTGAACCTCGGTCCGAGCTCCTTCATCACGGGTTCCGGGCGGTAGACTATCTTGGGCTCCTCCAGCTCGCGGAAGGCCCGTAGGTCCTCTCCGCTGTGTTCCGAGTGCTTCTTAAGGTCGTAATCCGTCCTGTCCGCGATCCCGACGACTTCAACCCACCCGAACCGCTCCAGCTTCACCTCCACGTCCCAACAGTCGCTGGCGTAGTGTGCCCGCTCTTCGGGAAGGTGCTGACGCGATCGGATGGCTTCGTTCGGGACCCCCATCTCGTTGAGCATACGCTTGGTGAGACCGAGGAAGTAGCCGATGGGTTGACTGACCATGCCCTCCTCGACTGCCTCACGAACGGACATCTCCAGCATCTCGCCGTTCTCCTTCCGCTGTTCCTCTATGGGGTAGAACTTGAGGACTTCGTCCGCGTAGCGCTCGAACCCTGGGTACTCCTTCTCCTCGGGGTCGAAGAAGACTTCAGCCTCGGCCTGAGTGAACTCGCGGAGACGGATCACACCCTGTCGCGGGCTGATCTCGTTTCGGTACGCGCGACCTATCTGCACGACGCCGAAGGGAAGCTTCTGGCGCGCCCATCGGTAAAGGTCCTTGAACTGGATGAAGATAGCCTGGGCGGTCTCCGGACGCAAATACCCCGTTCGACCCTCCTTGGGACCGATGTTCGTGTCGAACATTAGGTTGAACTCAGTAACCTCAGCGAGCTCCCCACCGCACTCGGGACATCGGAGGTCGTGCTCACGGATCAAGTCCTCCAACTCCTCGGGCGACATTCCTTCGGCGTCGACTCCCAGCTCCTCCTCGGCCAAGTGATCGGCACGGAAGAACTCGCCACACTCGCTGCAGTGAGTCATGGGGTCTATGAAGTGCTCGACGTGACCGGAAGCCTCGAACACCTCGCCTATGAGCAGGTTGGGAGCTTCGATTTCCATGAAACCTTCCTTATGGACGTAGTACTCGCGCCACTTCTCCTCGATCTTCCGCTTCAGGAGTGCTCCCAGGGGACCGTAGTCGTAGAAGCCCCGGGCTCCCCCGTAGATGCGGAACGCAGGCAGTATGAACCCGCGTCGGCGTGCGATCTCCATGATACGTTCGTAGACATCCTCGGTCAATTCCGTGCCCCCTACCTCATATCTCGTAGACTGCTTCCGCTACCCCGTACAGCTTGAGTACGTGCTCCTCGGCCACGAGGATCGTCTTCACGCTCTCCTTGGCGATACTCTCCAGGTCCTCCCGATCGAACTCCTCCGCTCCCAGGATCAGGGTGAGATCGCGCCCGTCACCCTCGAACTTCGGCACGAGATCCGAGTCGTCGTCACCGACCGTACGCAAGCTGGGCTCGTTTCGGACCCATTCCACGAGCCGGATGGCCGCGTTCAAGACTTCGGAGACACGTTCAGAATCCTTCACGACGATCCCCACGGTACTGTGTTTACGAATACCGAGCAACGCCTCACGCTGGTCTTCGTCGGGTCTGAAATCGTAAGGTTCCACACCGGCGGCTTCCACGACAGCCTCCGCGGCCTTCACGGGGTCCTCAGAGGACGTGATGTACCCGCCCACGATCACCAAGTCCACACCATCCAGCTCCTCTATCTTCCTCGGGGTAAGACCACCTGCGACCGCAGTTCTCGCGGGACACCGGTCGACCCCGAACTTGTGGAGTAGCTCTTCCCCCGTGATCGGCTCGTCGATGGCCGCGTGGAGCAGGAGGTAGTCCGGGAATTCCTCAAGTCCCTTCAACTTCGACAGGACGTCTACGGGATTGACGCCGATAGTGTCCACTAATGCCCCGGCGCAGAGCTCATGTGCCCTGGTGACGAACGATCGAATCGTCTCCTCGGGCGCCGCACCCAGCACGCATCCCAGGTTCGCCCCGTGTTTAATCGATAGCTCCGCCTCCAGTGCCCCCACGTCCATCGTTTTCGTGTCGGCGACTATGGGACGCTCCGGAAACTCCTCGGCCAACCGCTCGATCGCCCGCGATCCTTCGGCCTTGATGAGCGGTGTTCCGACCTCAAGTACGTGGATTCCGGCCTCCACGCTCGCTTCGGCTATTTCGATGGCTTTGGGCAGGGATGTAAGATCCAACGCTACCTGTGTAAGCATCCGCTGTCCCCCGCCACCTCTGTGAGGACGGCTTCGAACTCCTCCGGACTCGCGTCGGTTTTCACAACGGCTCTCTTTGAATAGTGTGGACGCACCGCGTTGAATCCCTCCTCACGGAGCCCCTCAAGTACCGAGGTCAGACTCGGCACCCTGGATAAGCCCAACCTCGACGCCCATCGGTGGATATCGTAAGCCCAAGGATTCGTCCCGGTCTCCTTCGCCACAGTCTCCAGGAGTTCCGCAGCCTCTTCGAGCCCGAGTTCGCGGGCGTCCGAAGCCGCACGTTCGGCCCGCTCCCGGTCCGCGAAGTCGGGCAACCACAGGGGTCCCAACCTTACTACGCTCCCTGACCCGCAGCGCGGGCACTCACGATCGAACTCGCGCTCCGAAGTGTACCCACACTCGCGACAGTGCAGAAGGTAACCGAGCCGTTTTAACGCCCGATCGGCTCGGCGGGCTCCTCTTCGGATCTCGCCGATTACGCGCACATGATGACGCTGGAAGAACGCGATATGTGGTTCGAACGCGAGGTCGTACTTCGCACACGTTCGGACGATGTACGAAATCAGCGCGCGGATGGCCACTTCCTGGTAGAACTCGACGCGCTCAACCTCGACCCAATACTTCCTCCGGGCCGAGCGCGGGTAACGCCCTGCGAGGGCCGAGACGTCGGTGGCGGAGATCCCGACCACGCCACGGTTCCGGACCGTTCTAACGGCGGCATCCAAGAACGGGACCGGAGGCCCGAACGGATCGATGTCGACGTAATCGAAACGACCTGCCAGCTCATCTTCGTGCATCAAGGCGTTCGCATCACGGTTCTCGATCCTGCAGACGTCCTCGACGTCGTTCAACCGGACGTTCTCCTCGATCAGCTCGACCGCGCGGGGATTGAGATCGTTGAGGACGACCACCTCAGGACTCAACTCGACGGCGATGCGGATCCCGCGAGCGCCTACTCCCGCCAGCGGATCACACACGATCTTCGGGCCGTATTGCACCAGCGAGGATACCGTTAAATCGCGGCTCAGTTGCATTGCGGGGTTGTAGAACACTGGGTCTCTGGCGGAGGGCTGCCCGCGGGTCTTCGGGACTTTCAGCGGCGTGCGGCCCTCGGTGATTATCTCAAGCTCCATCGCCCTGTCCCTGGCCCTGTCCCTGAGGGTGCGCTCACTTCAGTGTCACCTCGGTACCCAGGGCCTGGCCCGGGAGACCACGCTCGAACCGGACGCGTACGGCCCCGTTGTTGCCGTGGGTGTCGACCACTTTACCCCGAATCACCTTACCCGTCTCCGGGTGCTTCCAGATGACTTCCTTACCGATCAACTGGGCCGCCTCTGATCTGCTCTCGACACCCTCAAACTCTATTATGCACTGCCTGGGATCCTGCGTGTGCCGTCCCATGCGGTAGTTCACGATCACACCTCGCTTGACCTCACTCACGACTATTTACCCCCTGGGGGAGACCAGTTGTCCAAGCTCGCCATCGAGGGAGGCAGACCGATTAGGGAGGACCCTATACCGATCGCTCAACCTATCCTGGGTGACGAGGAGGCCCGTGCCGTCACGGAGGTCCTTCGGTCGGGCCAGCTCGCTCAGGGACCACGCGTTGAGGAGTTCGAGCGTGAGTTCGCCCAGTTCGTCGGATGTGAACACTGCGTCGCGACGAGCTCGGGCACGACCGCACTGCAGCTCGCCCTGGAGTCCGCCGGGCTCGGGCCGGGCGACCTCGCGATCGTGCCGTCTTTTACGTTTATCGCTACTGCGAACGCCGCCTTACACGTGGGCGCCGACGTCGCGTTCGTGGACATCGATCTGGAAACGTACTGTATGGATCCACGCTCCCTGGAGGAGGTCGTGAAGCTCCTGAAAGACCGCGTGCTACGTCCCCGCACCGTAGCAGTGATCCCTGTGCACCTCTACGGCCACCCCGCTGACATGGACCCGATCCTAGAGATCGCGGAGGAACACGATCTCATCGTGATCGAGGACGCGGCACAGGCCCACGGAGCCGAGTACAAAGGTAGGAGGATAGGATCCTTGGGAGACGCCGCCTGCTTCAGCTTCTATCCGACCAAGAACATGACCACGGGAGAGGGCGGGGCGATCACCACGGACGACGGGGAACTGGCCGAGCGGGCCAGAATGCTCCGCTCACACGGCGAGCGCGAACGCTACGATCACGTGGAGCTAGGGTACAACTTTCGGATGACGGACATCGCCGCGGCTATCGGGATCGTCCAGCTTCGGAGGCTGGAGGAGTTCAACGAGCGGAGGAGGGAGAACGCTCGCTACTACCTCAAGGAACTGGCCGATTTAGAACCCCTCATCGAACTACCGACCGAGAAGCCCTGGGCGAAACACGTTTACCATCAGTTCACGATTAGGATCAACGTGGAAGAGTTGTCCTGTACGAGAGACGAGTTCGCGGAGGCGCTCCGTGCCGAGGGAGTGGACTGTGCCGTACACTACCCGACTCCGCTACACCGACAACCCGTATACCTCAGGCGCGGTTATCACGCCACGGAGCTCCCGAAATCGGAGCGTGCGGCCGAGACCGTACTATCCATTCCGGTACATCCGGGTTTGTCGGAGGAGGACCGTCAGGACGTTGTGGAAGCCGTTGAGAAGGTCGTTTCCGCGTTTTCCCGATAGGCTCACACGAGGGGAACGCGCTTGCCGCGCGAGAAGTGTCCTAAATGTGACGGGAAGGGGAAGATCCCAGTCGGAGAGACCGAATGTCCCAGATGCGGTGGTACCGGGTTCGTGGGCGACGTGGACATCAGCGAGCACTTCAAAGGAGCGGCTCAGCACGCCGTCGAAGGGTACGATCTCGCCAGCTCACGTGACGTCCCCTGTCCGAAGTGTCAGGGTAAAGGTGTGATAACGGTCTACGAGGAATGCGACAGGTGCGGTGGTACCGGTTACATCGTGAAGTGTCGGGAGTGCGGGAAGGAACTGGATCCAGACGTTGAAGAGGACCTATGCGAGGAGTGCCGGAAGAAGATCAAACAGATTCGCAAGGAAAAGCTGCCAAAGGTGAAGGTCCTCTCGCCGGCGTGCGGGTACGAGGACGTCGAAGAGGGCGAGCTGTACAAGGGCAAGGTTAGCCGTGTCGAGAAGTACGGAGTTTTCATCGAATTAAACGACAGAACCCTCGGTCTGCTACACCGTCGCGATATGGGCGACAAGGAGCCTCAGGACTTCTCGATCGGTGACGAGGTGGTGGTGAAGGTCACGGACGTGCGACCGGAGGACGGCGAGATCGACTTCACGATCGAAGGTATCGACCCACGGCCCGATCGATACCGCGAGGAGGTCGTGGAGAAGGAGCTGAAGCGCGTACTCGTACACGACATCGACGAATCGAAGATCGGCGAGACCGTCCTGATTAAAGGTAAGATCATCCACGTCCAGCAGACACCCGGACCGACCGTATTCACGCTACGAGACGAGAGCGGTAGCATCTGGATGGCAGCCTTCGAGGGGCCGGGGATCAGGGCCTATCCGGACATCGAGGCGGGTGATTACGTCCGGGTGATCGGCGAGGTCACCACGCACGACGGCCAGCTCCAGGTCGAGATCCTCGACATGGAGAAGCTCGTGGGGACGGAGAAAGTCGAGATCAAACGAGCCATCGACGAGGCGCTCGACCGGGAAGCCGAGCCGCCCGAGGATCTAAAACCCATGGTAGACAGCGAGATCATCGAGCGTCTGTGGCCGCGGATGCGCGAGGTGGCGAAGGAGATCAAGCGGGCCGTACTCGAAGGTCGGCCCGTCCTGATCCGGCACCACGCGGACGCCGACGGTATCTCG contains these protein-coding regions:
- a CDS encoding methanogenesis marker 8 protein; this translates as MAKYEHMMECLGKTPVRVIWKDGDVEVRAEGDPMIERCPLMRRREGFSKLTREAAERHVLNKVNEVGMFTPKRRIRSCRRYTPFGVSETLMTCLQHRLIDAAVIVSDCAGTVVTDKPAIVQGLCGEISGIRDTDPIPEVVDRLEDSGCSVLGRIDQREGVEIALEEGRRFVAVTVADAGDAEAIREEFGDDVLIAAVHTTGTDEEDAERLVQYCDIITGCASKAVRRAAGRRYILKVGSRVPVYGITPAGAEALWLNVRELLGNLKLEVRHLG
- a CDS encoding 50S ribosomal protein L35ae, coding for MSEVKRGVIVNYRMGRHTQDPRQCIIEFEGVESRSEAAQLIGKEVIWKHPETGKVIRGKVVDTHGNNGAVRVRFERGLPGQALGTEVTLK
- the glyS gene encoding glycine--tRNA ligase, which encodes MTEDVYERIMEIARRRGFILPAFRIYGGARGFYDYGPLGALLKRKIEEKWREYYVHKEGFMEIEAPNLLIGEVFEASGHVEHFIDPMTHCSECGEFFRADHLAEEELGVDAEGMSPEELEDLIREHDLRCPECGGELAEVTEFNLMFDTNIGPKEGRTGYLRPETAQAIFIQFKDLYRWARQKLPFGVVQIGRAYRNEISPRQGVIRLREFTQAEAEVFFDPEEKEYPGFERYADEVLKFYPIEEQRKENGEMLEMSVREAVEEGMVSQPIGYFLGLTKRMLNEMGVPNEAIRSRQHLPEERAHYASDCWDVEVKLERFGWVEVVGIADRTDYDLKKHSEHSGEDLRAFRELEEPKIVYRPEPVMKELGPRFKSDAPKIAEALRRITAESEDELKGGLTVEVDGKEVEVPPECYEIVKEKVTGERFYPHVIEPSYGIDRILYCVLEHNFDPEEGVFRFPAWLAPIEVGVFPLLKRSDMVEYARRVARMLREEGFTVEYDDSGSIGRRYARADEIGVPYCVTVDHETLEDDTVTIRDRDTTEQVRVEVDELADVLRGLIDGDLEFEEAGDPV
- a CDS encoding orotidine 5'-phosphate decarboxylase / HUMPS family protein, which gives rise to MLTQVALDLTSLPKAIEIAEASVEAGIHVLEVGTPLIKAEGSRAIERLAEEFPERPIVADTKTMDVGALEAELSIKHGANLGCVLGAAPEETIRSFVTRAHELCAGALVDTIGVNPVDVLSKLKGLEEFPDYLLLHAAIDEPITGEELLHKFGVDRCPARTAVAGGLTPRKIEELDGVDLVIVGGYITSSEDPVKAAEAVVEAAGVEPYDFRPDEDQREALLGIRKHSTVGIVVKDSERVSEVLNAAIRLVEWVRNEPSLRTVGDDDSDLVPKFEGDGRDLTLILGAEEFDREDLESIAKESVKTILVAEEHVLKLYGVAEAVYEI
- a CDS encoding tRNA (guanine(10)-N(2))-dimethyltransferase gives rise to the protein MELEIITEGRTPLKVPKTRGQPSARDPVFYNPAMQLSRDLTVSSLVQYGPKIVCDPLAGVGARGIRIAVELSPEVVVLNDLNPRAVELIEENVRLNDVEDVCRIENRDANALMHEDELAGRFDYVDIDPFGPPVPFLDAAVRTVRNRGVVGISATDVSALAGRYPRSARRKYWVEVERVEFYQEVAIRALISYIVRTCAKYDLAFEPHIAFFQRHHVRVIGEIRRGARRADRALKRLGYLLHCRECGYTSEREFDRECPRCGSGSVVRLGPLWLPDFADRERAERAASDARELGLEEAAELLETVAKETGTNPWAYDIHRWASRLGLSRVPSLTSVLEGLREEGFNAVRPHYSKRAVVKTDASPEEFEAVLTEVAGDSGCLHR
- a CDS encoding DHH family phosphoesterase; translation: MPREKCPKCDGKGKIPVGETECPRCGGTGFVGDVDISEHFKGAAQHAVEGYDLASSRDVPCPKCQGKGVITVYEECDRCGGTGYIVKCRECGKELDPDVEEDLCEECRKKIKQIRKEKLPKVKVLSPACGYEDVEEGELYKGKVSRVEKYGVFIELNDRTLGLLHRRDMGDKEPQDFSIGDEVVVKVTDVRPEDGEIDFTIEGIDPRPDRYREEVVEKELKRVLVHDIDESKIGETVLIKGKIIHVQQTPGPTVFTLRDESGSIWMAAFEGPGIRAYPDIEAGDYVRVIGEVTTHDGQLQVEILDMEKLVGTEKVEIKRAIDEALDREAEPPEDLKPMVDSEIIERLWPRMREVAKEIKRAVLEGRPVLIRHHADADGISGGVALEEAILPILRENNPDPEAEYHFYKRFPNKAPIYTLEDASRDLNHALEDVHRYGHQVPLLVLLDIGCTEEDVPAIEEMKAYGVDVLVIDHHYPGEAVGENPEDGLKEFPIDEHVKVHVNPYAAGGDGKNIPAGVLAVEIARLINPEVEDRIKHLPAVACLGDHAESPEAEQYLEIAEEAGFDRKWLRKIADSVDFQAFQLRHTPGRHLMNDVLGTTGDEHRHRRLVENLYKQHKIACERQLEAALKGVKEYETDGVKVVTLDVEKHARKFEYPGPGKTCGLVHDLKVEEEGDDAKVVTIAYGPDFAVIRATENLGINLNDIVSELEEEMPEAAVEGGGHETAGSISFVEAHRNKVLKALVEKILRDATS
- a CDS encoding DegT/DnrJ/EryC1/StrS family aminotransferase, which encodes MREDPIPIAQPILGDEEARAVTEVLRSGQLAQGPRVEEFEREFAQFVGCEHCVATSSGTTALQLALESAGLGPGDLAIVPSFTFIATANAALHVGADVAFVDIDLETYCMDPRSLEEVVKLLKDRVLRPRTVAVIPVHLYGHPADMDPILEIAEEHDLIVIEDAAQAHGAEYKGRRIGSLGDAACFSFYPTKNMTTGEGGAITTDDGELAERARMLRSHGERERYDHVELGYNFRMTDIAAAIGIVQLRRLEEFNERRRENARYYLKELADLEPLIELPTEKPWAKHVYHQFTIRINVEELSCTRDEFAEALRAEGVDCAVHYPTPLHRQPVYLRRGYHATELPKSERAAETVLSIPVHPGLSEEDRQDVVEAVEKVVSAFSR
- a CDS encoding SAM-dependent methyltransferase, yielding MRLTPIGWVVERTDEEGLVKVRERYRKCLEGLEGFSHVWILWWGHEADRTVTRVRPVHGEVPELVGVFACRSPDRPNPVLLTLCRILEVRPNSGELRVSGLDARAGSPVVDMKPYLPGYDEPDGEVSVPEWVEMVKRGHRPPRTRGHRR